A single genomic interval of Chryseobacterium paludis harbors:
- a CDS encoding DUF2480 family protein, whose protein sequence is MDQKILINKAETSGIISFDLWDYKPSVDIAELDLKEHLFMGMIVKEKEFKESISAIDYSVYAGKAVALICSTEAIIPPWAFMLIMDKLYPHTIYTDLNSVEKVLLDLWKDKLINADLRQYKDQKVVIKARSDTNPALYLLATRLLKPFVKSLMYGEIGLPKVIFKN, encoded by the coding sequence ATGGATCAGAAAATTTTAATCAATAAGGCAGAAACCTCAGGAATTATATCATTTGACCTTTGGGATTACAAACCTTCAGTAGATATTGCTGAGCTCGATCTCAAAGAACATCTTTTCATGGGAATGATTGTCAAAGAGAAAGAATTTAAAGAATCAATATCCGCAATAGATTACTCTGTATATGCCGGAAAAGCCGTAGCTTTAATCTGTTCTACGGAGGCTATCATTCCACCATGGGCTTTTATGTTAATAATGGATAAACTATATCCTCATACTATTTATACTGATCTAAACAGCGTGGAAAAAGTTCTTTTAGATCTTTGGAAAGATAAACTCATCAATGCTGATCTCAGACAATATAAGGATCAAAAAGTAGTTATTAAGGCAAGATCAGATACCAATCCCGCACTTTATTTATTAGCAACCCGACTACTGAAACCTTTTGTTAAAAGCCTCATGTATGGTGAAA
- a CDS encoding helix-turn-helix transcriptional regulator: MNKPATDRILMFLKMRGEATSLLISKELSITKEGARKHLLNLAQEGLIKSVAKSEGVGRPSTYYVLTEKGLAQFPDTHADVTVQLLRSVKNLLGENALDLLINDREKNTYQRYEKALIKASSLEQRLDILAKIRNDEGYMAEWKKEGHDYFLIENHCPICAAASECQGFCRAELSNFQNLIGSQYKVERIKHILSGAQRCVYKISG; this comes from the coding sequence ATGAATAAGCCAGCAACAGATCGTATCCTGATGTTTTTAAAGATGAGAGGCGAAGCAACTTCACTTCTTATCTCTAAAGAATTGTCTATAACAAAGGAAGGAGCGAGAAAGCATTTATTAAACCTTGCCCAGGAAGGATTGATTAAATCCGTTGCCAAAAGCGAAGGGGTAGGTCGTCCTTCTACATATTATGTGCTTACTGAAAAAGGATTAGCACAATTTCCTGATACACACGCAGATGTTACGGTACAGCTTCTTCGATCTGTAAAAAATCTTTTGGGTGAGAATGCTTTAGATTTGTTGATCAATGATCGGGAAAAGAATACATATCAGCGTTATGAAAAAGCATTGATTAAAGCTTCATCACTAGAACAACGTCTGGATATTCTGGCAAAGATCCGTAATGATGAAGGATATATGGCTGAGTGGAAAAAGGAAGGGCATGACTATTTTTTGATTGAAAATCATTGTCCTATCTGTGCTGCTGCTAGCGAGTGCCAGGGATTCTGTCGTGCAGAATTGTCTAATTTCCAGAATTTAATAGGTTCCCAATATAAAGTAGAACGGATAAAACATATTCTTTCAGGTGCGCAGCGTTGTGTATATAAGATCAGTGGATAA
- a CDS encoding superoxide dismutase: protein MNSFTLPELSYAYDALEPFIDKETMTIHHQKHHKAYVDNLIAALDQAGETDSDLDSLLQRISEYSPAIRNNGGGHYNHSLFWETLSPQPKLNPEGKLGEAITTAFGNLENLKAEMKKSGLGQFGSGWVWLYVKFSGSLAISSTPNQDNPMMDLQSANRGFPILGIDVWEHAYYLAYQNKRADYLDSFWSVLDWSSVEKKYEEALSKIK from the coding sequence ATGAACTCATTTACATTACCAGAGCTTTCTTATGCTTACGATGCATTGGAACCATTTATAGATAAAGAAACGATGACCATTCATCATCAGAAGCATCATAAAGCATATGTTGATAATCTTATTGCTGCCCTTGACCAGGCTGGGGAAACAGATTCTGATTTGGATTCTTTATTACAAAGAATAAGTGAATACAGCCCTGCCATCAGAAATAATGGTGGTGGACATTACAATCACTCTTTATTTTGGGAAACCTTATCCCCACAACCGAAATTAAATCCAGAAGGAAAATTAGGTGAAGCTATTACCACGGCTTTTGGCAATCTGGAAAATCTTAAAGCAGAAATGAAAAAATCCGGGCTTGGTCAGTTTGGATCCGGATGGGTTTGGCTGTATGTTAAATTCAGTGGCTCACTTGCTATTAGTTCAACTCCTAATCAGGATAACCCTATGATGGATCTTCAATCGGCGAACAGAGGCTTCCCTATTCTTGGAATAGATGTCTGGGAACATGCATACTATTTGGCTTATCAAAACAAAAGAGCAGACTATCTGGATTCTTTCTGGTCAGTTCTGGACTGGTCATCGGTAGAAAAAAAATATGAAGAAGCTCTTTCAAAAATCAAATAG
- a CDS encoding DinB family protein, protein MEIRSAQSFIDYYEKVRARTNRLIEVIRPEHLDFSYKPGKFTVGDQIRHIAAIERSMYGETILGRKSAYQGCGKELADGYDNIISYFNEMHRQTIEIISSLSDEDLNRKCLTPANNEITIWKWLRAMTEHEIHHRGELYIYLNLLDVKTPQIYGFSAEEVQEMSSKI, encoded by the coding sequence ATGGAAATAAGATCCGCACAATCATTTATTGATTATTATGAAAAAGTTAGGGCAAGAACCAATCGATTAATTGAGGTTATCAGACCTGAACATCTGGATTTCTCATATAAACCCGGAAAGTTTACCGTCGGTGATCAGATCAGGCATATTGCGGCTATTGAAAGGTCTATGTATGGGGAAACTATTTTGGGAAGAAAAAGTGCTTATCAGGGTTGCGGAAAAGAATTGGCAGATGGCTATGACAATATTATCAGCTACTTTAATGAAATGCACAGGCAAACCATCGAAATTATTAGCAGCCTTTCTGATGAGGATCTCAACCGAAAATGTTTAACTCCGGCAAATAATGAGATCACCATATGGAAATGGCTTCGTGCCATGACAGAACATGAGATCCATCATAGAGGAGAACTTTATATTTATCTTAATTTACTTGATGTAAAAACACCTCAGATCTATGGCTTTTCTGCAGAAGAAGTTCAGGAAATGAGTAGTAAAATCTGA